GCGGTTGCCTTGTCGAAGACGTGGTAAATACTATCCTAATCAGCGCTATACAAGCAGGAGAATAATATGAAAATTTTGGTTTTAAACTCAGGTAGCAGCTCTATAAAATTTCAACTTTTTGCAATGGATACCAAAACTAGTCTAGCAAGCGGCCTAGTCGAGCAAATCGGTAGCAATAGCTCAAGGGCGGTACTAAAAGCAAATGGCGAAATATACGAGATAAACCGCTTTATAAAAGACCACCATGACGGACTTGAGGCGATGAATGAGCTCTTTGTTACCTCACACACTCTGCACGACCTAAGCGAGCTTGATGGCATCGGACACAGGATAGTACATGGCGGAGAGAGCTTTTTTAGCTCGATGATCGTTGATGAGAGCGTTATCAAAAAGATCGAGGAGATAAGCCCACTTGCCCCTCTTCATAACCCGGGGCACCTTGCTGGCATCAAAAATGCGATGAAGGAGAGCAAAAACGTGCCTCATGTTGTCGTTTTTGACACGGTTTTTCACCAAAGCATGCCAGAGTACGCCTACCGCTATGCCCTACCATACGATGTTTGTAAGACTCATCACATAAGAAAATACGGCTTTCACGGCACTTCACATAGATATGTTTGCAAGCAAGCGGCTAAAATGCTTGGCATAGAGTTTGATAAATTTAACGCCATCTCGCTTCATTTAGGTAACGGCGCCTCAGCCTGCGCGGTGCAAAACGGCAAAAGTATCGACACCTCGATGGGACTTAGTCCACTTGAAGGGCTCATAATGGGTACAAGAAGCGGCGATATGGACCCAGCAGTAGTCATCTACTTGCTAAATATCGGTGTTTTAAAATGGAACGAGATCGATAACTTTTTAAACAAAAAAAGCGGACTTTTTGGAATTTGTGGCTCAAGCGACATGAGAGATGTCGTAGCTAAAATGGAAAATGACGAGCGTGCAAGGCTTGCATTTGATATGTTTTGCTACCGAGTAAAAAAATATATTGGTTCGTATTATGCTGTTTTGGGACGCGTAGATGCGCTTATATTTACTGGCGGTATCGGCGAAAATGCACCAAATACAAGACAAAAAATTTGTGACGATCTAAAGCATCTTGGCATACATATAAATCACGATCTAAATTTCTCAAACGAGAGAGGCGAAAGGTGCATAGATGATAAAGATGCCAAAATAAAAACACTCATTATCCCAACAAACGAAGAGCTAGAAATAGCTATAGAAACAGCCAGGGTAATAAAAGAAAGGATACTTTAGATAAATTGCTTTGACGGCTTACTTGTATATTTTAAAAGAGCTTTTGCAGGTAAAATCCTACAAAAGCTTATGATTAATTTTTCTTAAAAAATCTCAAAATTTTTGCTTGCATTTTAAACTGCTCCGAAAGCTCCATTATCGGATAAGCTCCGGCGTATTTTTTACCACCTAGTAAATTTTTACTAACACCACCACGTGCTGCGATCTGCGCGAAGTCACCCACACTCACATGTCCAGTCGAGCCACTTTGCCCGCCCATGACGACGTTTCTGCCTAGTATCGTTGAGCCAGCAAGGCCTGTTTGTGAGACGATAAGGCAGCCGTTTCCAAGTTCGCAATTGTGCCCTATTTGAACAAGGTTGTCTATCTTTGTGTAGTTTGCGATCACAGTACTTTCAAAAACACCACGATCTATCGTCGTACAAGCTCCGATCTCGACAAAATCACCTAGGACAACATTGCCGTTGTGATAAATTTTCACATGCTCGCCAGTTTTTGTGTGTGCATATCCAAAGCCGTCGCTGCCGATGACGCAGTTTGCTAGCAGGTGACACTCATTGCCAACCACACAGTCATTGTAAATGACAACATTTGGATGGATGATACAGTTTTTGCCAATAGTCACATTATCGCCCAAAAATACCCCAGCCATGACTATCGTATTTTCACCAACACTCACGTTTGAGCCGATGTAGACATTTGGCATGATAGTAGCACTTGGAGCTATATTTGATGGCTTTGGCTCGCAAAATAACGGCTTCGCATAGTCCTTGCTAAGCAAGGCAAATGCAAGATGTGGATTGTCGCAGACAAGTGCGATCATGCCAGCTGGTACCTCATGCAAAAGTGCTTTTGTGACCAAGATAGCTCCAGCATTTGAGTTGCTTATAAATTTAGCATTTTTCTCGCCATCGCAGTATGTTAGCTCGGCCTTATTTGCATTTTTTAAAGAATTTAAGGCAAAAATTTCTATATCTTCTCCGCTAAAAGTAGCGTTTACTTTTAAAGCTATTTCACTTAGTTTCATCATATATCCATTATCACAGATCCGCCGCGTACAACGTCAACTGGGTTAAATTTCTTTATAGATTTTAAAAAGCTCTCTATCCTGCTCGCATCGTCAGCCACCATGACAACGATATAATTTTCGTTTGTGTTTGTCACGATGCCGTTGTATGCCTTTAGTATCGCTTCAAGGCCAGAAAAATTTTCACCAAGAGGAATTTTAACAAGCGCCATCTCTTTTTCGACAAATTCGCCACTTTCTATGACTTTATATGTTGGTATGAGCTTATGAAGCTGCTTTACGATCTGCTCTAAGACCCTCTCGTCGCCACTAGTTACGATGCTCAGCCTTGAGAAGTTGCTCTCAGGTATTGGAGCAACTGTAAGCGTGTCGATGTTATAACCCCTACCAGCAAAAAGTCCAGAAATTCTAGCCAAAACGCCATGTTCATTTAAAACTATAACCGATATCGTTCTTCTTATACTGCTCATTTTTCTTCCTTGCTCTTTAATATCATATTATAAATCGCAGCCCCTGCTGGAACCATAGGAAGCACGTCCTCAAAGCGGTCGATCCTAACGTCGATCATCGCTGATTTTTTGCTATCGATCGCTTCTTTTAAAGCCTTTCTAAACTCGTCCTTACTCTTACAAACAAAGCCAACACCACCAAAACCCTCAACGATCTTTGTAAAATCAGGCTGAAGGCTAAGATCGGTCGATGAATAGCGTTTTTCATAGAAAAATGTCTGCCACTGACGAACCATTCCCAAGAAGTTATTGTTTAGGATTATATTGATAACCGGAGCCTTTGTTTCACAGGCAGTCATCAGCTCTTGGATATTCATAAGTATCGAGCCGTCGCCTGTAAAATTTATAACTAGATTATCTGGCATAGCACACTTTGCACCAATCGCTGCAGGGAGGCCATATCCCATTGTACCAAGGCCGCCACTTGTTACAAGCTGCCTTGCTCGGTTAAATGGATAAAACTGCGCTACCCACATTTGGTGCTGACCAACGTCTGTTGAGATGATAGCCTCTGAACCCGCTATTTTTGCAGTCTCTTCAATAACCCATTGTGGTTTAAGTACTGTGTCGCTATCTGTGTAGCTTAGAGGATTTAGCTTTGAGTATCTATCTAAAATTTCTCTCCAAGGTGCGTAGTTTTCAGGCTTCGCATTGACTTCATCATAAAGCTCGGTTAGCACATTTGTAAGATCTCCAACTATTGGAAAATGGGCATTTATGATCTTTGAAATAGAGCTTGGATCAATGTCAACGTGGATGATCTTTGCGTGTTTTGCAAATTCATCCGTTCTACCAGTAATCCTATCGCAAAATCTAGCTCCAAGCGAGATGAGAAGGTCGCACTCGCTTAAAGCCATGTTTGAAGCGTAGCTGCCATGCATGCCAGCCATGCCTAAATTTAGCTTATCTTTTGCGTCAAGCACGCCAAGAGCCATCAGCGTCTCGACTGCTGGAATGCCTGTTTTTTGCATAAATTTACGGATGATATCGCTAGCTCCAGATGCTATCGCGCCACCACCGATGTATAGAAGTGGTCTTTTAGCTTCATTTATCGCAACTGCTGCCTTTTTTATCTGTTTTGAGTTGCCTTTATAGGTCGGCTTGTAACTTGGAATAGAAATTTCTTTTGGATATACAAAATCACCAAGCTTTGATGTGATATTTTTTGGAATGTCGATATGAACTGGTCCTGGGCGGCCTGATCTTGCGATATAAAAGGCTTCTTTTATGATGCGAGGCAACTCCTCAACGCTATTTACTAAAAAATTGTGCTTGACGCATGGGCGTGAAATTCCAACCGCGTCTATCTCTTGAAATGCATCTGTGCCTATCATAAATGTCGGTACCTGACCGCTTATAAGTACGATTGGAATACTATCGCTATAAGCTGTAGCAAGGCCTGTGACTGCATTTGTAAAACCAGGGCCACTCGTCACAAAAGCAACACCCACTTTACCGCTAACCCTTGCGTATCCGTCTGCTGCGTGCACAGCTGCTTGCTCGTGGCGAACTAGGACGTGTTTATAGTAAGTTTGCTTATATGTTTCGTCATAGATATTTAAAGCCGCACCACCAGGATAGCCAAAGACTATATCGACACCCTCTTCGTGCAAGGCTTCACTTATCATCTGTGAACCAGAAATTTGTTTTATCATCACTTTAGCCTTTTGATAAATTTATCGCAAATTATATCCCAAAGCATTTTAAATCCATTTTAACTTTTTAGCGAATTTTAGGTATTGCTTTGATTTTCTTGAAAAATTTTTAACTATTTTAGAAAAATAATACAAAATATTTTACATAAAATTTAGTGTACTATTTTTAGTATTTTAAGCTTTGTCTCTTATCTCGTTTAAGATTTTTATAGCCTTGTCAAAGTCGTCAGAATTTATAAAAACATTAATATTTTCGTTTTTCTTGTAGACTTTGTCGTAGTATTTTGTGAGTAAAATTTCAGCTACTTTGGCAATGTCATTTTCATTAAATTTAGCCACAGCTTCATCTCTAGCTTTTTTATCGATAAATGGTGAAATTTTCTTCATACATTCGTCAAAAAAGGCTTTATCCACACTTTTATAATCGCTTGTGATGCATGAAATTCTATTTTCTAAACTTGCGCTCACTTCAACATTAATGCCACTACGCATCGCCTCATAAAGGCTCTTTGGAAGAGTAAGTGAGCCAATCCTTCTACTCTCGCCCTCGATAAAGCAAATTTCATCTTTTAGCGCGATGAGCTTTTCAAATAACGCATCTTCAAAGCTTTTTTGGCTCGGCTGCGCGCCATTTATCGCCCCAAAGACAGAGCCTAAATGATTTGCCATAGCTTCAAGGTCTATTGACGGGCTTAGAGTCCTTATTAGCTTACTTTTATAGCAGCCAGTATTTCCAAAAAGAGTGATAAATTTTATGCTCAAAGGTCGATTTAGAAATTCTAAAACGTGATTTCTATAAGCTTTATAGCCACCACTAAGCCTAAAAACTCTATATCCTATCATGCTTAGAACATAGCCAATAGAATTTGATCTAAGCCCACCTTTAGCGCAGTAGATACCAATAGCTGAACCAACCTTGACTCTTTTATAAACCTCATCAATGATATTTTGTAAATTTTTACAGATATATTTTGCGCCAAGGCTCTTTGCTAGGGATCTATCGCTTTTATAGAGCGTGCCTACCTCTTTATGTTCTGCATCATTTAAAGCATATAAATTTATGGCATCTTTTATGTGAGAATATAAAAATTCATGTGGCGATCTTGCGTCTATTAAAATTTCAAAAGAGCTTCTTTTCTCTAGCCACTGCTCTACATCAAGCTCAAATAACGGCACTAAACGCCTTTTTTAGTTTCTCAAAAAGTGGATAAAATGGTGTGCCATTGACTCTCACATCAGAGATAGTGGTTATAAAATTTGTATCTCCGCTCCACCTTGGCACAAGGTGATAATGCACATGCTCAGCTATGCCAGCTCCCGCTGCCTTGCCTAAATTCATACCTATATTTACACCATTAGCATAAAGCTCTTTTTTTAAAATTTCAACTCCAAGCCTTACAAATTTACTCATCTCAAACCAAGTCTGATCATCAAGCTCTTCGATCTTGTCGGTATGCTGATTTGGTATTATCATAAAATGCCCTGGAGAATACGGATATAAATTCATAATCCCAAAACAATGTTTAGCTCGAAAAAGCACACCATTTTTATCATCATCATCTGAGTTTATAACATCACAAAAAACACAGCTATCTTTTTTGGCGCTAAAGTATTCGCTTCTCCAAGGGGCACAAAGGTGCTGCATTACTCGCCCTCCTTTATCTTTTTGACGGCATTTTTTATATCATCTTGTCTCATAAAATGCTCTCCTATCAAGAAAGCATCTACGCCTATTTTGCTTAGCTGCCTAAGCTGTTCATGCTGGTAAAGACCGCTTTCAGCGACTATTATCTTGCCATTTGGCAAAAGTGGTATGAGCTTCTCACAAAGGCTCATATCCATCGTAAAATCATCTAAATTTCGGTGATTTATGCCTATTATATTTGCTCCTGCAAAGATAGCCTTTTTCACATCACTCGCGTCGTGAGTTTCAACCAAAACTTCAAGACCTAAATGATGAGCGTAGTCTAAAAGCTCTTTTAGCTCGTTTTGAGTTAATGCTTTTGCGATGAGCAAGATAAAGTCTGCCCCATAAACAAGAGCTTCAAGAATTTGATACTTATCAACGATAAAATCTTTTCTAAGGATCGGCCTTGATGCGTAGCGGCGAACCTGCGTGATATACTCGATGTTGCCTTTAAACCAATGTGGCTCAGTCAAGATACTAAAAGCATTTGCGTATGGCTCGTATTCCTGAGCGATTTTTATAGGTTCAAAGTCTTCTCTTATCACGCCCTTACTTGGGCTTGCTTTTTTGATTTCGGCTATTATTTTTATCGGCCCATTTTGGCTTGCTCTAAGAGCATTTAAAACATCTCTTGGCACATATGGATTGTACGCGAGCGAGCGGCCAAGCCACTCCTCAGGGAAGTCTGCTTTTCTTTTTTCAAGATCATCTTTAGTTTTTTTAATTATCTCATCAAGTATCATTTTTTAAGCCTTTTATTTAGATTTATTATACAGCGCTCTATTAGGTGCAAATGCTCTTTTGCCTCTTTTGAAGTCCTAAAATCAACATCTTTCATCGCATGCTGCATAATGCTTTTTGCTTTTTTGCACTCGCCAAGCTTAAAATATCCCCACGCTAGCGAATCCTCATAATAAGGCGACTCAGGTGAGATAGCAAGCGCCTTTTGCACAAGCTCTATACCCTTTCTAGGGTCAATATCATGATCTATCAGCAAGTAGCCATAATAGTTAAAAAACATATCATTTTCTAGTTTTGGTACACTAGCTTCAAATTTATCTAAAATTTCAGCCATTTTTTGTTCGTTCAAGTTATCTTTATTCATCTCGTATTCGTAAATCGCGGCTTTTGCTAAAAAATTTAAATCCCTGCTATCGTTATAAATTTTAACAGCAAGTATGTATGCGTCACCAAAATTACTAGTCGCCGCATAAAGATCCATAAGAGCCATATCGTTGTAGCTATATTTTTTTAAAATTTCAATTGCTGCTTTGTAGTTTTTATCATAGATAAAAAACTGCACGATCTTATCAATATACGAAGTGTCATGATTTAGCTCATAAAGTTCTTCAAAGAGTTCAATCACTTTTGGGAAATTTCTTTGCTGGGAGTAAATTTCAGCCAAAAGCTCGCAAGTCTTTAGCGTGCAACCTTGTTCATCTTTAAATTTCTCAAGATATTTTGTAGCGTCTTTTATCTTATCCATGCGATTTATCAAAATATCAACAATACGGAGCAAGTTTTCTTCTTCTTGCTTTAGCGAGTATGCCTCTTCAAAGTATTTTAGTGCAGTCGTTGTTTCATTTTGCATCATACAAATAGTGCCAAGCATGAGTAAATTTTGAGCATTTGGCTCTTTTGTAGCAAGCTCTTGCATTAAGCTTTTAGCCTCATTTAGCTTTGAAAGATTTACTAAATTTGCCACCTTTATACGGATAAAATCGCTATCGTCTTTTAAGCTTTTTTCGCCTTCATTTATCAAAGCATCTAAATTTTCATTTTTTGTAGCAAAGGCGAGTTTGATCGCCTCTTTTAAATAAGCTTTTTGATTTGTATCTTTAAAAATATTTGAGTAAGCTTGAATGCTAGCATTCACATCTCCGCTATCTTGAAACAATAAAGCCTGCATTAGACGTAAATTTATACTTTTATTATCGTCAGCCAAAAGTAGCTGCGAGTTAAAAAATACGCTCATAAAAAATACTAAAATTTTACGCCAATACATTCTGCTTTTAGCTCCTTGAAATTTTTTTTAAAATAATTCCAAAATGGAAAAGTCCTACACTGCTGTGGCCTTAGCTCATAAACTGAGCAGTTTTTATTTTTTTCATCAAAAAATACACAAGCAAAGCCATCTTCATAAGGCTTCTCTTTTATGCTACACCTTAGCCCAACTCTTATTAAAAACTGCTTTTCAAACTCATCTTTACTCATATGAAATGCGGTACAAAATTTTGAAATTTCTTCTTCGTTTATCCAAATGTAGCCACTCTCTCCCGTGCAACACTTGCCGCCACAGCTCTCGCAAAAGCTCGCATCAAACTCATAGTTAAAGCCTTGGACTCTCACGCTAGCTCCTGATAATCAACGCTCTTTGTATCAGCTTTTTTAAAAATTTCAATCGCCTCTTTTGTATGCGAGCCATTTTCACTCATCACTAAAGGTGGCAAAATTTTTAGCTTTGAGTTTGAATTATTTCTTACCTCAAATAAGGCTAAATTTGCTGGCTTATCAGCCTTTGTATGAATAAATTTTAGGCTTACTAAATTTAGCTTAAACTCTTTTAGGGATGCTATGATCTGGCTAAGATCATCAGGTGCATAGCAAAAAAACGCCCTTTTGTGAGGCTTTAAATTTATGCTTATACCTCTTATAAAGTCTTTTATACCCAAAGAGCTTGTGTATCTACTAGCCTTTATATGCTCATCTTCGCTTTGTTTCGTACCTTCGTGATAAAATGGCGGATTTGATACGATGAGGTCAAATTTCTCACTATCTTTAAAATCTGCAAAATCAGCATTTATATTTTCTGCCTCCAAGCCGTTCTTACTGGCATTAAATTTAGAAATTTCACCATTTATTTGTAAGATATCAAGCAAGCTTAGACTGGATTTTTTAAAGTCGCGTTTAAGCAAAAGCCCAAGTATCCCACATCCTGCGCCAACGTCTAAAATCCTGCCTGAAAAATTTTCAAACTTGAGCTTATAAAATCATAAAGTACCAGTGTATCGCTGTTGTAGCGATAACCACTTTTTAGCTGAGCCAAGATCATCTATAAACCTTGATGATAAAGCCACGCGTGACATCTTTTACGATCACTTCTGAGCTAAAGCTGATCCTTGCAAAATCGCCAAATTCTTCTTTTATAAGCTCGGCTGCTGCCTTTGCACGCTCTTTACCAACGCCATAATTTACATAGTTATTTAGCCTGCCAAGATCGTCTTTTTTGATGCTTTGAGCCACATTTGATGGGATGACAAAATTTTTCTTATCTACGATCGGAATTATCTCATAAAGGTAGTTTGAGTTAAATCTTTGCAAAAATTCGCTCACTCTATTCTTACACATCACGCTAATCTTATCTTTTGCGTCCATGTCATCACACTCAAGGCTAGAGATCAAAACTAGCTTTGTTGGCGTCTCTGGTTTAGTTGTCGCCTGCAAGATATTTTTTAAATTCACATTTTCGTTTTCAAGTTCATCTTGCCTATTTAAATTTTGCTCGATATCTTTTTGAAGTTCGATGATCTTGGCATTTACTGGACTTCCTTTTACGCTAGATGAGCTAAGTTCATTTATTTTAGAATTTAACCTCTCAATCGTCTTATTACTCTCGTTTAACTTATGTTTTGCGCTTTCAAGCTCATTTTGCAAGCTTAGCAAATTTTTGCCACCACTGTTGTTGCTATCTGCTAAAAGTGTCGAAGTGTCAACTATCTTTTTTTGCAAAATATTTATTTGCTGACGCAAAATTTCATAGTTTTGCATATCGATCTTTAGTGTTCTTTTTTGAGCTTCTAGCTCACTTTGCTTTGCTGCTAGCATTTGGCTTGTTTGAGTGAGATTATTTTCTAGCTCTTTTATCTTTTCATCTTTTAAATTTATCTTTGTACTTAAATTTTTTAACTCGCTGTCATTTAAACCAAGCTTTTGAGTTTGCAAAGAGATAGTTTGATTTTGCTCAAATAAAGTTTTTAAAAATTTATTTGTCTTTGTATCAAGCGTCTTTAGCTCATCTCGTGCATTTTTAAGACTTTCTTCACTTAAATTTAGTTTTTTATTTAGCTCATTTAGACTTGTATTTGCATCTAAATTTTGCTTCTCTAGCTTTTTATTTATCAAATTTAACCGGTCAAGATCTTTTTTAAGCGAGCTTATATTTTCATTTGCGAGTTTATTTTCCTGCTCGCTTTTAAGATTTTTTTCTTTTAGATCATTAAAGCTTTTATGAAGTGCCGCAAGAGAGGCATTTAGCTCTAAATTTTTACCATTGTAGTTTTCAACTGCCAAATCTTTTGAGTTTAAATTTTTCTTTATCTCATCAAGCTCATAAATTCTATCTTTTAAGGCAGTTTGGTTCGACTCAAGTGCTTCCTCAAGATCAATTATCTTATTTGCCTTTTTTGAAAGCTCATCTTCCATAACACTTTTTTGCGTTTCAAAGCCATCAGTTAGTGCATTTATCTCTTTTTCGTAGCTAAATTTTTGTGTCTTAGCGTCACTCTTTGCTCGCTCGATCTCCTCTTTTAAAAGCAAAATTTCTTTTTTTTCGTTTTTATCTTTTTCATTTTGAGTATTTTCATACTCTTTTATTAGAGCGTCTTTTTGAGCCAGTGTCGTATTTAGCTCTATATTTTGCTCTTTTAAAGCTGTGTAATTTGCCTCAGCTGCCTCTTTAAATTTAACAAAATTTGCTTCGATGTCTTTTACCTTACTTTCATCGCCATTTTTTGCCTCATTTATCGCATTTTCAAGGTCTATTATCTTTTTTTCATAGGCTTTTGAGCTCTCAATCATATCAGCTTGAGCTTCATTTAGCCGTTTTGTGAGAGTTTGTATATTTTCAAAGTGTTGTGTTTCAAGCTCGCCAAGCGTCTTTTGATTTTTTTCAACTATCTCATTTTTTTCATTTTCGATATTTTTTTTCATCTCTGAAATTTTGCTTATAAAGTCTAAATTTTTCTCGCTGATATCGACATTATCAGTAGCTAAAATTTTATTTTTTTTACTTAGCTCACGAACTTGTTCTTGAAGTTCATTTACATCATTTGATAAATTTTGATCGCTCGTTTCAGTAAAATTTTGGATATAGCTTTTTGGAGTTATATATCCGCCATATTCATAAAGATCGTC
The DNA window shown above is from Campylobacter concisus and carries:
- a CDS encoding acetate kinase — translated: MKILVLNSGSSSIKFQLFAMDTKTSLASGLVEQIGSNSSRAVLKANGEIYEINRFIKDHHDGLEAMNELFVTSHTLHDLSELDGIGHRIVHGGESFFSSMIVDESVIKKIEEISPLAPLHNPGHLAGIKNAMKESKNVPHVVVFDTVFHQSMPEYAYRYALPYDVCKTHHIRKYGFHGTSHRYVCKQAAKMLGIEFDKFNAISLHLGNGASACAVQNGKSIDTSMGLSPLEGLIMGTRSGDMDPAVVIYLLNIGVLKWNEIDNFLNKKSGLFGICGSSDMRDVVAKMENDERARLAFDMFCYRVKKYIGSYYAVLGRVDALIFTGGIGENAPNTRQKICDDLKHLGIHINHDLNFSNERGERCIDDKDAKIKTLIIPTNEELEIAIETARVIKERIL
- a CDS encoding UDP-3-O-(3-hydroxymyristoyl)glucosamine N-acyltransferase, translated to MKLSEIALKVNATFSGEDIEIFALNSLKNANKAELTYCDGEKNAKFISNSNAGAILVTKALLHEVPAGMIALVCDNPHLAFALLSKDYAKPLFCEPKPSNIAPSATIMPNVYIGSNVSVGENTIVMAGVFLGDNVTIGKNCIIHPNVVIYNDCVVGNECHLLANCVIGSDGFGYAHTKTGEHVKIYHNGNVVLGDFVEIGACTTIDRGVFESTVIANYTKIDNLVQIGHNCELGNGCLIVSQTGLAGSTILGRNVVMGGQSGSTGHVSVGDFAQIAARGGVSKNLLGGKKYAGAYPIMELSEQFKMQAKILRFFKKN
- a CDS encoding acetolactate synthase small subunit, which encodes MSSIRRTISVIVLNEHGVLARISGLFAGRGYNIDTLTVAPIPESNFSRLSIVTSGDERVLEQIVKQLHKLIPTYKVIESGEFVEKEMALVKIPLGENFSGLEAILKAYNGIVTNTNENYIVVMVADDASRIESFLKSIKKFNPVDVVRGGSVIMDI
- a CDS encoding acetolactate synthase catalytic subunit, with translation MIKQISGSQMISEALHEEGVDIVFGYPGGAALNIYDETYKQTYYKHVLVRHEQAAVHAADGYARVSGKVGVAFVTSGPGFTNAVTGLATAYSDSIPIVLISGQVPTFMIGTDAFQEIDAVGISRPCVKHNFLVNSVEELPRIIKEAFYIARSGRPGPVHIDIPKNITSKLGDFVYPKEISIPSYKPTYKGNSKQIKKAAVAINEAKRPLLYIGGGAIASGASDIIRKFMQKTGIPAVETLMALGVLDAKDKLNLGMAGMHGSYASNMALSECDLLISLGARFCDRITGRTDEFAKHAKIIHVDIDPSSISKIINAHFPIVGDLTNVLTELYDEVNAKPENYAPWREILDRYSKLNPLSYTDSDTVLKPQWVIEETAKIAGSEAIISTDVGQHQMWVAQFYPFNRARQLVTSGGLGTMGYGLPAAIGAKCAMPDNLVINFTGDGSILMNIQELMTACETKAPVINIILNNNFLGMVRQWQTFFYEKRYSSTDLSLQPDFTKIVEGFGGVGFVCKSKDEFRKALKEAIDSKKSAMIDVRIDRFEDVLPMVPAGAAIYNMILKSKEEK
- a CDS encoding tRNA 2-selenouridine(34) synthase MnmH, giving the protein MPLFELDVEQWLEKRSSFEILIDARSPHEFLYSHIKDAINLYALNDAEHKEVGTLYKSDRSLAKSLGAKYICKNLQNIIDEVYKRVKVGSAIGIYCAKGGLRSNSIGYVLSMIGYRVFRLSGGYKAYRNHVLEFLNRPLSIKFITLFGNTGCYKSKLIRTLSPSIDLEAMANHLGSVFGAINGAQPSQKSFEDALFEKLIALKDEICFIEGESRRIGSLTLPKSLYEAMRSGINVEVSASLENRISCITSDYKSVDKAFFDECMKKISPFIDKKARDEAVAKFNENDIAKVAEILLTKYYDKVYKKNENINVFINSDDFDKAIKILNEIRDKA
- a CDS encoding HIT family hydrolase; protein product: MQHLCAPWRSEYFSAKKDSCVFCDVINSDDDDKNGVLFRAKHCFGIMNLYPYSPGHFMIIPNQHTDKIEELDDQTWFEMSKFVRLGVEILKKELYANGVNIGMNLGKAAGAGIAEHVHYHLVPRWSGDTNFITTISDVRVNGTPFYPLFEKLKKAFSAVI
- a CDS encoding indole-3-glycerol phosphate synthase, with protein sequence MILDEIIKKTKDDLEKRKADFPEEWLGRSLAYNPYVPRDVLNALRASQNGPIKIIAEIKKASPSKGVIREDFEPIKIAQEYEPYANAFSILTEPHWFKGNIEYITQVRRYASRPILRKDFIVDKYQILEALVYGADFILLIAKALTQNELKELLDYAHHLGLEVLVETHDASDVKKAIFAGANIIGINHRNLDDFTMDMSLCEKLIPLLPNGKIIVAESGLYQHEQLRQLSKIGVDAFLIGEHFMRQDDIKNAVKKIKEGE
- a CDS encoding vesicular transport factor Uso1p — its product is MINKILLAIFCLIVGFCLSFFKSPKEDETPKDTNQTIYSINFDNLPEEERQKYISKDDLYEYGGYITPKSYIQNFTETSDQNLSNDVNELQEQVRELSKKNKILATDNVDISEKNLDFISKISEMKKNIENEKNEIVEKNQKTLGELETQHFENIQTLTKRLNEAQADMIESSKAYEKKIIDLENAINEAKNGDESKVKDIEANFVKFKEAAEANYTALKEQNIELNTTLAQKDALIKEYENTQNEKDKNEKKEILLLKEEIERAKSDAKTQKFSYEKEINALTDGFETQKSVMEDELSKKANKIIDLEEALESNQTALKDRIYELDEIKKNLNSKDLAVENYNGKNLELNASLAALHKSFNDLKEKNLKSEQENKLANENISSLKKDLDRLNLINKKLEKQNLDANTSLNELNKKLNLSEESLKNARDELKTLDTKTNKFLKTLFEQNQTISLQTQKLGLNDSELKNLSTKINLKDEKIKELENNLTQTSQMLAAKQSELEAQKRTLKIDMQNYEILRQQINILQKKIVDTSTLLADSNNSGGKNLLSLQNELESAKHKLNESNKTIERLNSKINELSSSSVKGSPVNAKIIELQKDIEQNLNRQDELENENVNLKNILQATTKPETPTKLVLISSLECDDMDAKDKISVMCKNRVSEFLQRFNSNYLYEIIPIVDKKNFVIPSNVAQSIKKDDLGRLNNYVNYGVGKERAKAAAELIKEEFGDFARISFSSEVIVKDVTRGFIIKVYR